In one Gigantopelta aegis isolate Gae_Host unplaced genomic scaffold, Gae_host_genome ctg4091_pilon_pilon, whole genome shotgun sequence genomic region, the following are encoded:
- the LOC121392575 gene encoding short-chain collagen C4-like, with translation MSSINSQKVYSDQKNSRDKRCTSPTQNVTTNTPYIQILQGRDGRDGIQGPPGPAGTPGRDGTNGKDGMKGNKGERGQQGPPGPRNGGVVFTRWGRTTCPTTNDTELLYKGKAASSSHDQTGGGANYICLPINLSFYHTCLVFINISHYIYGVEYETYENGPLASIHDHNAPCAVCYVVSTRVSYLMIPAKVTCPLTWTTEYQGYLMAELFSHKHNAVYVCVDKDPESIPGSGANTNGALFYHVQAQCNGLLCPPYDKEKELACVVCTR, from the coding sequence AAAAACAGTCGAGATAAGAGATGTACCTCTCCTACACAGAATGTCACTACCAACACACCTTATATTCAAATACTACAAGGACGTGATGGTCGTGATGGCATACAAGGTCCTCCTGGACCAGCTGGTACACCTGGAAGAGATGGTACCAATGGTAAAGATGGAATGAAAGGCAACAAAGGAGAACGAGGACAACAAGGGCCTCCAGGACCAAGAAATGGAGGTGTGGTCTTTACTAGATGGGGACGTACCACCTGTCCTACAACCAATGATACAGAATTACTCTACAAAGGGAAAGCTGCAAGTAGTTCTCATGACCAAACTGGAGGTGGAGCTAACTACATTTGTCTACCAATCAACCTGAGTTTTTATCATACATGCCTGGTGTTCATCAATATCAGTCATTATATCTATGGAGTAGAGTATGAAACTTACGAAAATGGTCCCTTAGCTTCAATTCACGATCATAATGCCCCCTGTGCTGTATGTTATGTTGTTTCTACTAGAGTATCATATCTGATGATACCAGCAAAGGTTACATGTCCATTAACATGGACCACAGAATATCAAGGTTACCTCATGGCTGAGCTCTTTAGCCACAAACATAATGCAGTCtatgtgtgtgttgataaaGATCCTGAATCTATTCCAGGAAGTGGTGCTAACACTAATGGTGCTTTATTCTATCATGTTCAAGCTCAATGTAATGGACTTCTCTGTCCTCCATATGATAAGGAGAAGGAGCTAGCCTGTGTGGTGTGTACCAGGTGA